One stretch of Nitrospirota bacterium DNA includes these proteins:
- a CDS encoding SBBP repeat-containing protein → MGRIFMKKRVSLISLTGFLFLVMLFPTVASADVDRGAVMKKVSGLQMPFIENQGQVKDASVRFYANTFAGTVYVTDKGEIVYSLVKTEPAAENTKDRDINPALRPKSSISKALALRESLTGLKKTGKKGESISLHPVGINKSVTRVNYFIGKKENWRTGIPTWQEVNLGEVYKGIELKLKAYGKNVEKLFTVQPVGSVEKIRLKIEGAKRLRVNSEGELEIETAFGTVKMTRPVAYQEIDGKRVEIAANYIVSSQSQGLTYGFQVGEYDKTKPLIIDPLLASTFLGGSSSDNAISIIVDNSGNIYVSGGTYSSDFPTTTGAFDTIFSYVEAFVSKFDGDLEELLASTFIGPAFYSNSMAIDRNGNIYVAGVTPSPDFPTTPGAYDRTIGLGDPQPWDSSFFDGFISKFDGDLENLLASTFLGLLTDYDFSGPIEITLDNDGNIYMASPFRCGYVYNEIYCAFIAKFDARLENQLASILLSRGSSANAISVDSSGNVYVVGSGNITTPGAYDETYNGGGDVFVSKFDGNLEGILAATFLGGEAGESSDSVFTDDSGNIYVTGLTWSPDFPVTPGAYDETYNGGGDIFVSKFDNDLENLLASTFLGGDDNDKASFVMVGSSGDLYVTGWTVSANFPTTPDAYDTTYNGDSDAFISKFDSNLETLLSSTYLGGIDRDNANSLTIDGNGDVFVTGRTKSSDFPTTAGAYDTFLDVGYYFHAFVSKFTFGKESTHPHKRKCRH, encoded by the coding sequence ATGGGAAGGATATTCATGAAAAAACGAGTAAGTCTGATAAGTTTGACAGGATTTTTATTTCTGGTAATGCTTTTCCCAACAGTTGCATCAGCAGATGTGGACAGGGGTGCTGTGATGAAGAAGGTCTCAGGGCTTCAGATGCCTTTTATCGAGAATCAGGGGCAGGTCAAGGATGCATCAGTCAGGTTTTATGCCAACACTTTCGCAGGCACAGTATATGTAACAGACAAGGGCGAGATTGTTTACAGCCTTGTCAAGACGGAACCAGCAGCAGAAAACACGAAAGACAGAGATATTAATCCCGCACTCCGGCCCAAAAGCTCAATTTCAAAGGCCTTGGCATTAAGGGAGAGCCTTACTGGCTTGAAGAAGACCGGCAAGAAAGGGGAATCAATTTCCTTGCATCCGGTAGGCATCAATAAATCAGTTACCAGGGTCAATTACTTTATCGGCAAGAAAGAGAATTGGAGGACAGGAATCCCGACGTGGCAGGAGGTGAACCTTGGAGAGGTATATAAGGGCATAGAGCTTAAGCTGAAGGCATACGGGAAGAATGTGGAAAAACTCTTTACTGTCCAACCGGTGGGCTCGGTTGAGAAGATACGCCTGAAGATAGAAGGTGCAAAGAGGCTCAGAGTGAACAGTGAAGGTGAACTCGAGATAGAGACAGCCTTTGGGACCGTGAAGATGACAAGGCCGGTTGCCTATCAGGAGATTGACGGCAAGCGGGTTGAAATTGCCGCGAACTATATAGTTTCAAGTCAAAGCCAAGGTTTAACCTACGGTTTTCAGGTTGGAGAATACGATAAGACAAAGCCTCTCATAATAGACCCGCTTTTGGCTTCTACGTTTTTGGGCGGGAGCAGTTCAGATAACGCTATATCCATAATTGTGGACAACAGCGGCAATATATATGTGTCTGGCGGAACTTACTCATCAGACTTTCCGACAACTACAGGGGCTTTTGATACAATCTTCTCGTATGTGGAGGCGTTTGTATCAAAGTTCGACGGTGATCTTGAAGAACTGCTTGCTTCTACATTTATTGGTCCGGCTTTTTATTCTAATTCCATGGCCATAGACCGTAATGGCAACATTTATGTGGCGGGTGTAACTCCTTCCCCAGACTTCCCGACAACTCCCGGTGCCTACGACAGGACTATCGGCTTAGGTGATCCTCAGCCATGGGATTCTTCTTTTTTCGATGGTTTTATTTCAAAGTTTGACGGTGACCTTGAAAATCTTCTTGCCTCCACGTTTCTGGGACTCCTGACTGATTATGACTTCAGTGGGCCTATTGAAATAACGTTAGACAATGACGGAAATATTTATATGGCCAGTCCATTTCGTTGTGGCTATGTATACAATGAGATTTACTGTGCCTTCATAGCCAAATTTGATGCAAGGCTTGAAAATCAACTTGCCTCTATATTACTTTCCCGTGGTTCAAGTGCCAACGCTATTTCTGTTGACAGCAGCGGAAATGTTTATGTGGTTGGTTCAGGCAATATCACAACTCCTGGTGCTTACGATGAGACCTACAATGGTGGTGGTGATGTTTTTGTATCAAAGTTCGACGGGAACCTGGAAGGGATTCTCGCTGCTACATTTCTTGGAGGCGAGGCAGGAGAATCTTCCGATTCAGTCTTCACAGATGACAGTGGAAACATCTATGTGACCGGCTTGACTTGGTCGCCGGATTTCCCGGTAACACCCGGTGCTTACGATGAGACCTACAATGGCGGTGGTGACATTTTTGTATCAAAGTTCGACAATGACCTTGAAAACCTCCTTGCCTCCACTTTTCTGGGTGGAGATGACAATGATAAAGCCAGTTTTGTTATGGTGGGCAGCAGCGGTGATTTATACGTGACCGGCTGGACAGTGTCAGCAAACTTTCCAACAACTCCCGACGCTTATGATACAACCTACAATGGTGACAGTGATGCCTTTATATCAAAGTTCGACAGTAATTTGGAGACACTGTTGTCATCGACTTATCTCGGCGGGATTGACCGGGACAACGCTAATTCATTAACCATTGACGGTAACGGAGATGTGTTTGTGACCGGCAGGACCAAGTCGTCGGATTTTCCGACAACCGCTGGTGCCTATGATACATTTCTTGATGTTGGTTATTATTTTCATGCCTTTGTGTCAAAGTTTACTTTTGGGAAAGAAAGCACTCACCCGCACAAGCGTAAATGCAGGCATTAA